In one window of Comamonas testosteroni DNA:
- the holB gene encoding DNA polymerase III subunit delta' produces the protein MSASDLEAPWIAAQRGRLLAQRGHAWLLQGPSGLGQYALGLSLVRAWLCEQPSAQGACGHCASCHAIEVRAHADLCVLMPEVQMMALGWPLPEKAQADIDDKKRKPSKEIRVDAMRDAVEFCQRTSARGRGKAVLVYPAEQMNAITANALLKTLEEPPGDTRFVLASEAAHQLLPTIRSRCLTHTMTWPAAAEAAQWLQAQGLNEPDAAAALQATGGRPGDALRMAADAGKAAAWAQLPRQLAKGDVAALAAFAPVDAVQALQKICHDLMTLAGGGEPRYFSPADLPGKPLPMALLAEWSRELVQAARTADHPFNAGLMTEALASRARAVLISGKAARAAR, from the coding sequence ATGAGCGCCTCTGATCTCGAAGCACCCTGGATCGCTGCGCAGCGTGGCCGCTTGCTGGCCCAGCGCGGTCATGCCTGGCTGCTGCAAGGACCTTCGGGTCTGGGTCAGTACGCACTGGGCTTGTCGCTGGTGCGCGCCTGGCTTTGCGAGCAGCCGTCTGCGCAAGGCGCTTGCGGCCACTGCGCCAGCTGCCATGCCATCGAGGTGCGTGCCCATGCCGATCTGTGCGTGCTCATGCCCGAGGTGCAGATGATGGCGCTGGGCTGGCCGCTGCCGGAAAAAGCCCAGGCCGACATTGACGACAAAAAGCGCAAGCCCAGCAAGGAAATCCGCGTAGATGCCATGCGCGATGCCGTGGAGTTCTGCCAGCGCACCAGCGCGCGCGGCCGTGGCAAGGCCGTGCTGGTCTACCCGGCCGAGCAAATGAATGCGATTACTGCCAATGCCTTGCTCAAGACGCTGGAGGAGCCGCCCGGAGACACCCGCTTCGTGCTGGCCAGCGAGGCCGCCCACCAGTTGCTGCCCACCATTCGCAGCCGCTGCCTGACGCACACCATGACCTGGCCTGCCGCAGCCGAGGCCGCGCAGTGGCTGCAGGCGCAAGGACTGAACGAGCCCGATGCCGCCGCGGCCCTGCAGGCTACCGGCGGTCGACCCGGCGATGCGCTGCGCATGGCGGCGGACGCGGGCAAGGCCGCCGCCTGGGCGCAGTTGCCAAGGCAGCTGGCCAAGGGGGATGTGGCTGCTCTGGCGGCTTTTGCGCCGGTGGATGCCGTGCAGGCGCTGCAGAAAATCTGCCACGACCTGATGACTCTGGCCGGCGGCGGCGAGCCCCGGTATTTCTCGCCTGCCGATCTGCCGGGCAAGCCGCTGCCCATGGCGCTGCTGGCCGAATGGTCGCGCGAGCTGGTGCAGGCGGCGCGCACGGCCGATCACCCCTTCAATGCCGGGCTGATGACGGAAGCCCTGGCCTCCAGGGCACGGGCGGTGCTGATCTCGGGCAAAGCCGCCAGAGCCGCTCGCTAG
- the tolB gene encoding Tol-Pal system beta propeller repeat protein TolB: MTIDRLPSLTTWAAGPRASRRAMLATLAATPALPALAQFRVEVTGVGLTQLPIAIAQFKGEGSAPQKISAIIQADLERSGQFRGVDASGMALDETSRPDVALWRQKGADSLATGSITRLADGRWDVRFRLWDVVKGQDLGGQGFAVTTGDLRLVAHRIADYIYEKLTGEKGIFSTRIAYVTKAGAHYRLWIADADGENAQSALSSPEPIISPAWAPNGTQLAYVSFESRKPVVYVHDVASGHRRLLANFRGSNSAPAWSPDGSRLAVTLSRDGGSQLYLLSAQGGEPRRLMQSSGIDTEPCFSSDGRTIYFVSDRGGAPQVYKVSSSGGSAERVTFTGNYNISPAISPDGKWLAYVSRVGGGFKLQVMDLATGTVNSVTDTTADESPSFAPNSRLIVYATIQGGREALMTTTLDGKIKARLAGASGDIREPDWGPFQKQ; the protein is encoded by the coding sequence ATGACTATTGACCGACTTCCATCCCTGACAACCTGGGCGGCAGGGCCGCGCGCTTCCCGCAGAGCCATGCTGGCAACGTTAGCCGCCACGCCGGCCCTTCCGGCACTGGCCCAGTTCAGGGTTGAGGTAACAGGCGTGGGCCTGACACAGTTGCCGATCGCAATTGCCCAGTTCAAGGGGGAAGGCTCGGCCCCGCAGAAGATTTCCGCCATCATCCAGGCCGACCTGGAGCGCAGCGGACAGTTCCGCGGCGTGGATGCCTCAGGCATGGCGCTTGACGAAACCTCCCGTCCCGATGTGGCCCTGTGGCGCCAAAAGGGTGCCGATTCGCTGGCGACCGGCAGCATCACGCGTCTGGCCGATGGCCGCTGGGATGTGCGCTTCCGTCTTTGGGATGTGGTCAAGGGCCAGGACCTGGGTGGTCAGGGCTTCGCAGTCACCACCGGCGATCTGCGCCTCGTGGCCCACCGCATTGCCGACTACATCTATGAAAAGCTCACGGGCGAGAAAGGCATTTTCTCCACCCGCATTGCCTATGTGACCAAGGCCGGTGCTCATTACCGCCTGTGGATTGCCGATGCGGACGGCGAGAATGCCCAATCTGCGCTGTCCAGCCCCGAGCCCATCATTTCCCCAGCCTGGGCGCCCAACGGCACGCAACTGGCCTATGTGTCCTTCGAGTCACGCAAGCCCGTGGTCTACGTGCACGATGTTGCCAGCGGCCATCGTCGTCTGCTGGCCAACTTCCGCGGCTCCAACAGCGCTCCCGCCTGGTCGCCCGATGGCAGCCGTCTGGCCGTGACGCTGAGCCGCGACGGTGGCTCGCAGCTGTATCTGCTCAGCGCCCAGGGCGGTGAGCCCCGCCGTCTCATGCAAAGCAGCGGCATCGATACCGAGCCCTGCTTCTCCAGTGACGGTCGCACCATTTACTTCGTCAGCGATCGCGGCGGAGCACCTCAGGTCTACAAGGTCTCGTCCTCGGGCGGCAGTGCCGAGCGAGTGACCTTCACCGGCAACTACAACATCTCGCCGGCCATCAGCCCCGACGGCAAATGGCTAGCCTATGTCTCCCGCGTGGGCGGTGGCTTCAAGCTCCAGGTCATGGATCTGGCGACAGGCACAGTGAACTCCGTCACGGACACCACGGCAGACGAAAGCCCGAGTTTTGCGCCCAATAGCCGTCTGATTGTTTACGCCACCATTCAGGGAGGCCGTGAAGCGCTCATGACCACCACGCTGGACGGCAAGATCAAGGCACGTCTGGCAGGTGCAAGTGGAGACATACGTGAGCCCGACTGGGGCCCGTTCCAAAAACAGTGA
- a CDS encoding ankyrin repeat domain-containing protein, producing MSLFAAPSIASSLSRRQSLRWAGAAVVGVAGLPGLALANDYEDYSRALVSDNARVMVNLIFRGFNANTLDSRGRPGLVAALHQDSLQVFDVLLKAPRIDVNLASRQNETPLMMACIKGHLDIVRELIKRGADVNREGWAPLHYAASADTPQTLDIIKLLLEESAYIDAASPNGSTPLMLAAQYSSEAVVRLLLQEGADITLRNQRNMTAADFARLVDRQYMVDLLGKALQHERRTQPPRGSW from the coding sequence ATGAGCCTTTTTGCTGCCCCATCGATTGCATCGTCATTGAGCCGCCGCCAGAGTCTGCGCTGGGCCGGTGCTGCTGTCGTCGGGGTGGCGGGCCTGCCAGGGCTGGCCCTGGCCAATGACTACGAGGACTATTCGCGGGCGCTGGTCAGCGACAACGCCCGTGTCATGGTGAATCTGATCTTTCGCGGCTTCAATGCCAACACCCTGGATTCGCGCGGGCGCCCGGGGCTGGTGGCGGCCCTGCATCAGGACTCGCTCCAGGTCTTCGATGTGCTGCTCAAGGCGCCTCGCATCGATGTCAATCTGGCCTCGCGCCAGAACGAGACGCCGCTGATGATGGCCTGCATCAAGGGGCACCTCGATATTGTGCGCGAGCTGATCAAGCGCGGCGCCGACGTCAATCGCGAGGGCTGGGCCCCGCTGCACTATGCGGCCTCGGCCGATACGCCGCAGACGCTGGACATCATCAAGCTGCTGCTCGAAGAAAGCGCCTATATCGATGCCGCTTCGCCCAACGGCAGCACGCCGCTGATGCTGGCCGCCCAGTACAGCAGTGAAGCCGTGGTCAGACTGCTGCTGCAGGAGGGCGCGGACATCACGCTGCGCAACCAGCGCAATATGACGGCAGCGGACTTCGCCAGGCTCGTGGACCGGCAGTACATGGTCGATTTGCTGGGCAAGGCGCTGCAGCACGAGCGCCGTACCCAGCCCCCGCGCGGGAGCTGGTAG
- a CDS encoding TatD family hydrolase has protein sequence MFTDSHCHLNFPELSANIAQIREAMAAAKVTRALCISTTMEEFPEVHQLALDYDNFWATVGVHPDTEDMTEPSVQDLVERAALPRVVAIGETGLDYYGMEDRKGGRTIADLEWQRERFRTHIRAAQITQKPLVIHTRSSSDDTLGILRECGEADSGTQAGGVFHCFTETAEVARAGLDMGYYISLSGIVTFKNAQHLRDVAAFVPLDRLLIETDSPYLAPVPYRGKTNNPSYVPFVAKQIAQVRGISIEEVAAATSANFDRLFKGVTLSANSGASA, from the coding sequence ATGTTTACCGATTCCCACTGTCACCTGAATTTTCCCGAACTGAGTGCCAACATCGCGCAGATCCGCGAAGCCATGGCTGCTGCCAAGGTCACGCGCGCGCTGTGCATCAGCACGACGATGGAAGAGTTTCCCGAAGTGCACCAGCTGGCGCTGGACTACGACAATTTCTGGGCCACCGTGGGCGTGCACCCCGACACCGAAGACATGACCGAGCCCAGCGTGCAGGACCTGGTGGAGCGCGCGGCACTGCCGCGTGTGGTGGCGATCGGCGAGACCGGGCTCGATTACTACGGCATGGAAGATCGCAAGGGCGGTCGCACGATTGCCGATCTGGAATGGCAGCGCGAGCGTTTTCGCACGCATATCAGGGCTGCGCAGATCACGCAAAAGCCGCTGGTCATCCACACCCGCAGCAGCTCCGACGACACCCTGGGCATTTTGCGCGAGTGCGGCGAGGCGGATTCCGGCACCCAGGCCGGAGGTGTCTTTCACTGTTTCACCGAAACCGCCGAAGTGGCCCGTGCCGGTCTGGACATGGGTTACTACATCTCTTTGTCAGGCATTGTGACCTTCAAGAATGCCCAGCACCTGCGGGACGTGGCGGCGTTCGTGCCACTGGACAGGCTGTTGATAGAAACCGACAGTCCCTATCTCGCCCCCGTGCCCTATCGCGGCAAGACCAATAATCCTTCCTACGTGCCCTTTGTGGCCAAGCAGATTGCCCAGGTGCGCGGCATCTCCATCGAGGAGGTGGCTGCCGCCACCAGTGCCAACTTTGACCGCCTGTTCAAGGGCGTGACCTTGTCAGCGAACTCTGGAGCGAGTGCATGA
- the msbA gene encoding lipid A export permease/ATP-binding protein MsbA, giving the protein MQATPPPSPSETSKAVTAPAPAQAAPVHPSELPLMQRLKRLTPYFSGQRWAWGLAILATLVGAATEPAMPALLKPLLDSGFTTGSLPLWTVPVFLIGLFVVRGLAQFTGQYALARITNDGMLGLRQKLFERLLAADMSLFSRQSASALSNTIVYEVQTGAQQLVQAMMSISRDGFTLIALLGYLIYLNWQLTLIVAFMVPGVAWVMKTLSRRLYRITKSSQTATDELAYVVEENVLAHRMVRLHGAQASQQSRFGELSRQLRGLNTKATIASAAMTPLTQVLAAIALSVILCIALWQSREGGAAIGSASVQDVTVGGFAAFISAMLMLIAPIRRMADVANPITRGVAALERGLALLEGSTDEQGGSFKPTAKVSGALQLSDVSVQFGPDKAPALSHLSLNVKAGEVVALVGPSGAGKTTLVNLLPRFFSPTSGQIMLEGVPVADWDLNTLRQQFAMVSQDVVMLNDSVAANVALGKDIDEALVWSALEAANLGDFVRNLPQGLHTLVGHNASQLSGGQRQRLAIARALYKDAPILILDEATSALDNESERLVQQALNRLMQGRTTLVIAHRLSTIEHADRVVVMERGQIAEQGSHAQLMELGGLYARLHNQVRSSTPGEPQI; this is encoded by the coding sequence ATGCAAGCCACACCGCCCCCATCGCCGAGCGAGACCTCCAAGGCCGTCACGGCCCCAGCTCCCGCTCAAGCAGCACCCGTCCATCCATCCGAGCTGCCGCTGATGCAGCGCCTCAAGCGCCTGACGCCTTATTTCTCGGGCCAGCGCTGGGCCTGGGGTCTGGCCATCCTGGCCACGCTGGTGGGGGCAGCAACCGAGCCCGCCATGCCGGCACTGCTCAAGCCTTTGCTCGACAGTGGTTTTACGACAGGGTCGCTGCCGCTGTGGACGGTGCCGGTGTTTCTGATCGGCCTGTTCGTCGTTCGCGGCCTGGCCCAGTTCACGGGACAGTACGCGCTGGCACGCATCACCAATGACGGCATGCTGGGTCTGCGCCAGAAGCTCTTCGAGCGCCTGCTGGCCGCAGACATGAGCCTGTTTTCCAGGCAATCGGCCTCCGCGCTGTCCAACACCATCGTCTACGAGGTGCAGACCGGCGCCCAGCAGTTGGTGCAGGCCATGATGAGCATCTCTCGCGACGGCTTCACGCTGATCGCCCTGCTCGGCTACCTGATCTATCTGAACTGGCAGCTCACGCTGATCGTGGCCTTCATGGTGCCGGGTGTGGCCTGGGTCATGAAGACGCTGTCGCGCCGTCTGTACCGCATCACCAAGTCCAGCCAGACGGCCACCGACGAGCTGGCCTATGTGGTGGAGGAGAACGTGCTGGCCCACCGCATGGTGCGCCTGCATGGCGCCCAGGCTTCGCAGCAGTCGCGCTTTGGCGAGCTGAGCCGTCAGCTGCGCGGCCTGAACACCAAGGCCACCATCGCCTCGGCCGCCATGACGCCGCTGACCCAGGTGCTGGCGGCAATTGCGCTGTCGGTGATTCTGTGCATCGCCCTGTGGCAAAGCCGCGAAGGCGGCGCCGCCATCGGCTCGGCCAGCGTGCAGGATGTGACCGTGGGCGGCTTTGCCGCCTTCATCTCGGCCATGCTGATGCTGATTGCGCCCATCCGCCGCATGGCCGATGTGGCCAACCCCATCACGCGCGGCGTGGCCGCACTGGAGCGTGGCCTGGCCCTGCTCGAAGGCTCCACCGACGAGCAAGGCGGCAGCTTCAAGCCCACCGCCAAGGTCAGCGGCGCACTGCAGCTGAGCGATGTGAGCGTGCAGTTCGGCCCAGACAAGGCTCCGGCCCTCTCGCACCTGAGCCTGAATGTCAAGGCCGGCGAGGTCGTTGCCCTGGTCGGCCCGTCCGGTGCCGGCAAGACCACGCTGGTCAATCTGCTGCCCCGCTTTTTCTCGCCCACCAGCGGCCAGATCATGCTGGAAGGCGTGCCCGTGGCCGACTGGGACCTGAACACGCTGCGCCAGCAGTTCGCCATGGTCAGCCAGGACGTGGTCATGCTCAACGACAGCGTCGCGGCCAATGTGGCGCTGGGCAAGGATATTGACGAGGCCCTCGTCTGGTCCGCGCTGGAGGCCGCCAATCTGGGCGACTTTGTGCGCAATCTGCCTCAGGGCCTGCACACCCTGGTGGGCCACAATGCCAGCCAGCTCTCGGGCGGTCAGCGCCAGCGCCTGGCCATTGCCCGCGCGCTCTACAAGGACGCACCGATCCTCATTCTGGACGAAGCCACCTCGGCGCTGGACAACGAGTCCGAGCGCCTGGTCCAGCAGGCCCTGAACCGGCTGATGCAGGGCCGCACCACGCTGGTCATCGCCCACCGCCTGTCCACCATCGAGCATGCGGACCGCGTGGTCGTCATGGAGCGCGGCCAGATCGCCGAGCAAGGCTCGCATGCGCAGCTGATGGAGCTCGGCGGCCTCTATGCCCGCCTGCACAACCAGGTGCGCAGCTCGACCCCCGGAGAGCCTCAAATTTAA
- a CDS encoding tyrosine-type recombinase/integrase: MGLAGTRLSFKHNAFYYRHRDGRWERMGTDVRTAKERAAVYNSPADNYGTTAYWLDQFLVDCQQRVSIKDLAPRTLSDYTKDSEPLKVFFGAMLPEHIEPHHVQAYLDAGSAAERGVRANREKACLSSCLSWLIRTNKCPGLKINPCMQKSGTRENSEKKRDRYVTHQEYQEVYALAWPQVRVLMELTYRTLQRPESDIIYWTPKVLARDPHTGNRIITFEQGKTGTRLKIAMTEGLEKLINRAVGTNPQMDQPLVHTRAGTGYTYGGINSMLGKAIRTANEIRASKNIPPMASFGFRDLKGKGATDMWLAGTPIEQIQLLCGHSDKATTERYIKARWRATAQPNETAVMTV, from the coding sequence ATGGGTCTCGCGGGCACTCGCCTTTCCTTCAAACACAACGCCTTCTACTACCGCCACAGGGACGGCCGGTGGGAGCGCATGGGCACCGATGTCCGTACCGCGAAGGAGCGAGCTGCCGTCTACAACAGCCCAGCTGACAACTATGGCACCACCGCGTACTGGCTGGATCAATTCTTGGTGGACTGCCAACAACGGGTGTCCATAAAAGACCTCGCGCCGCGGACTCTCTCCGACTACACAAAAGACTCCGAGCCGCTCAAAGTGTTCTTTGGAGCTATGCTCCCTGAGCACATTGAGCCCCACCACGTCCAAGCCTATTTGGACGCAGGCTCTGCGGCTGAGCGTGGAGTGCGCGCCAATCGGGAAAAGGCATGTCTGAGCTCGTGCCTGTCCTGGCTGATTCGCACAAACAAATGCCCCGGCCTCAAGATCAACCCGTGTATGCAAAAAAGCGGCACGCGCGAAAACTCGGAGAAAAAGCGCGACCGGTATGTCACCCATCAGGAATATCAGGAGGTCTATGCCTTGGCCTGGCCCCAGGTGCGCGTGCTGATGGAGCTGACCTACCGCACGCTACAGCGCCCGGAAAGCGACATCATCTACTGGACGCCAAAAGTCCTCGCACGCGACCCACACACGGGAAATCGCATCATCACCTTCGAGCAGGGAAAGACAGGCACAAGGCTGAAGATTGCGATGACCGAGGGTTTGGAAAAGCTTATCAACCGTGCCGTGGGCACAAATCCACAGATGGACCAACCTCTGGTGCACACCCGAGCGGGCACTGGGTACACCTACGGTGGCATCAATTCCATGCTCGGCAAAGCCATAAGGACCGCAAACGAGATCAGGGCATCCAAGAATATCCCGCCCATGGCCTCATTCGGCTTCCGGGACCTAAAGGGCAAAGGTGCCACTGATATGTGGCTGGCTGGGACACCTATCGAGCAGATTCAGTTGCTCTGCGGCCACTCAGACAAGGCAACAACGGAGCGCTACATCAAGGCTCGATGGCGGGCGACTGCTCAGCCCAACGAGACAGCCGTAATGACTGTATGA
- the ybgF gene encoding tol-pal system protein YbgF → MMKQALLTLRHATLPRLVAAGLLAGSAISAHAALFGDDEARRAIIELRQRVDSLQQSQEQTRRSLLDLQSQIESLKSDQAKLRGQNEQLTRDVAELQRGQKDLAKGFDERLRQFEPVSVTVDGVEFTADRNEQQEFEQALGMFRSGKFPEAGQAFAAFLRQWPKSGYTPSVRFWLGNSQYATRDYKNAIANFRSVMTNAPMHARAPEAALSIANCLVELKDTKAARKTLEELLQAYPNSEAAGIAKSKLATLK, encoded by the coding sequence ATGATGAAGCAGGCCTTGTTGACTCTCCGTCACGCAACGCTGCCTCGCCTGGTAGCGGCCGGCCTGCTGGCCGGCTCCGCCATCAGCGCTCATGCAGCCCTGTTTGGTGATGACGAGGCGCGCCGCGCCATCATCGAACTGCGCCAGCGCGTTGACAGCCTGCAGCAATCGCAGGAGCAAACCCGCCGCAGCCTGCTGGACTTGCAGTCGCAGATCGAGTCGCTCAAGTCGGACCAGGCCAAGCTGCGAGGTCAGAACGAGCAACTGACACGCGACGTCGCAGAGTTGCAGCGTGGCCAGAAAGATCTGGCAAAGGGCTTTGACGAGCGTCTGCGCCAGTTCGAGCCCGTCAGCGTGACTGTGGACGGCGTGGAGTTCACTGCCGATCGCAATGAGCAGCAGGAATTCGAGCAGGCTCTGGGCATGTTCCGTTCGGGCAAGTTCCCCGAGGCCGGTCAGGCCTTCGCCGCTTTCCTGCGCCAATGGCCCAAGAGCGGCTATACGCCGTCGGTACGCTTTTGGCTGGGCAACTCGCAGTACGCCACGCGCGACTACAAGAATGCCATCGCCAATTTCCGTTCGGTCATGACCAATGCGCCCATGCATGCTCGTGCACCCGAAGCGGCCCTGTCCATCGCCAACTGTCTGGTGGAACTCAAGGACACCAAGGCAGCTCGCAAGACCCTGGAAGAGCTGCTGCAGGCCTATCCGAACTCGGAAGCCGCAGGGATTGCCAAGTCCAAGCTGGCGACACTTAAATAA
- a CDS encoding DUF4224 domain-containing protein, whose protein sequence is MNNPWPYLTDAEINEICSPLKNGAAQIRFLERLGMVVKPKPSGRPLVARTEFDRVMTGSTAVTTGQSTSAVSSTPNVIGLQSFFKQRKHGTST, encoded by the coding sequence ATGAACAATCCATGGCCATACCTCACCGATGCGGAGATCAATGAGATCTGTTCTCCACTGAAAAATGGAGCTGCACAGATCCGCTTCCTGGAGCGCCTTGGCATGGTGGTGAAGCCAAAGCCCAGCGGTCGCCCTCTTGTCGCGCGCACGGAGTTCGACAGAGTCATGACCGGCAGCACTGCCGTGACCACAGGTCAAAGCACGAGCGCAGTCTCATCCACACCTAACGTAATCGGGCTGCAATCCTTCTTCAAACAGAGAAAACATGGGACGAGCACGTAA
- a CDS encoding tRNA threonylcarbamoyladenosine dehydratase, with product MAEYSQPQAETAPQSGAVFSMEEADVQRRFGGLERLYGVQGAAQIRAAHVVVVGVGGVGSWTAEALARSGVSRLTLIDMDHVAESNINRQIHALTSTVGQAKIDAMRDRIAEINPACAVNCIDEFVDPDNWQQLLPADADAVIDACDQIKAKAEMAAHARKTKQCFISVGAAGGKRMAHLVDIADLSATTHDPLLSQLRYRLRKQHGAPKDGKRMGVTCVFSREAVAPPDASCSIEGGDGSLNCHGYGSVVAVTATFGQCAAGWVLDQLARKPS from the coding sequence ATGGCCGAATATTCTCAGCCTCAAGCGGAAACAGCGCCCCAATCCGGCGCTGTTTTTTCTATGGAAGAAGCAGATGTGCAGCGCCGCTTTGGCGGTTTGGAGCGCCTGTACGGCGTGCAGGGGGCAGCGCAGATTCGCGCGGCCCATGTAGTGGTGGTCGGTGTGGGCGGAGTCGGTTCATGGACGGCCGAGGCGCTGGCGCGCAGCGGCGTGAGCCGCTTGACGCTGATCGATATGGACCATGTGGCCGAGTCCAATATCAATCGCCAGATCCACGCGCTGACCAGCACTGTCGGTCAGGCCAAGATCGATGCCATGCGTGACCGCATCGCCGAGATCAATCCGGCCTGCGCGGTCAATTGCATCGATGAATTTGTCGATCCGGACAACTGGCAGCAACTCTTGCCGGCCGATGCGGATGCGGTGATTGATGCTTGCGATCAGATCAAGGCCAAGGCCGAAATGGCGGCACATGCGCGCAAAACCAAGCAGTGCTTTATCTCTGTTGGTGCTGCAGGCGGCAAGCGCATGGCCCACTTGGTGGACATCGCAGACCTGAGTGCGACGACCCATGATCCGCTTCTATCGCAGCTGCGCTACCGATTGCGCAAGCAGCATGGCGCTCCCAAGGATGGCAAGCGCATGGGGGTGACTTGTGTGTTCAGCCGCGAGGCCGTCGCACCACCTGATGCGTCTTGCTCGATCGAAGGCGGTGATGGCAGTCTCAACTGCCACGGCTATGGCTCGGTCGTGGCTGTCACCGCGACCTTTGGTCAGTGCGCAGCAGGCTGGGTACTTGATCAATTGGCTCGCAAACCCAGCTAA
- a CDS encoding PilZ domain-containing protein — protein MNAITTPRPSVMQLAIKEKAALYAAYIPLFTEGGIFVPTQRDYRLGDDVYVLLTLPDDPQRYPVAGRVAWVTPERASGNRTQGVGIQFPKDAKSAELRAKIEQILGTALSSEKPTQTI, from the coding sequence ATGAACGCAATTACCACCCCTCGTCCCAGCGTGATGCAGTTGGCGATCAAGGAGAAGGCGGCGCTGTATGCCGCCTATATTCCGTTGTTCACCGAAGGGGGGATTTTTGTGCCCACGCAGCGTGACTATCGCTTGGGCGATGATGTCTACGTGCTGCTGACCCTGCCCGATGATCCGCAGCGCTACCCGGTCGCGGGCCGTGTGGCCTGGGTGACACCCGAGCGTGCTTCCGGCAATCGAACCCAGGGCGTGGGTATCCAGTTTCCCAAGGATGCCAAGTCCGCCGAGCTCAGGGCCAAGATCGAGCAGATTCTGGGCACGGCCCTGAGCTCCGAGAAGCCGACCCAGACAATCTGA
- the pal gene encoding peptidoglycan-associated lipoprotein Pal has protein sequence MLTIKRLSLALAVTALVAGCSSGVKLDDKPVDGSLSSQGAGTSGQGQSGVSGVDLTGSAASKAGPQGVSRIVYFDFDSYSVKADAQPQIEAHAKFIKANPAAKVQLEGHTDERGGREYNLALGQKRAEAVRRSLGLLGVNDAQVEAVSYGKEKPAAEGHGEDAYAQNRRVEINYR, from the coding sequence ATGTTGACTATCAAACGTCTTTCCCTGGCTTTGGCTGTGACCGCGCTGGTCGCTGGTTGCAGCTCTGGCGTCAAGCTGGACGACAAGCCCGTTGACGGTTCGCTGTCCAGCCAGGGTGCAGGCACCAGCGGCCAGGGCCAAAGTGGCGTGTCGGGCGTGGACCTGACAGGTTCCGCAGCGTCCAAGGCCGGCCCTCAGGGCGTCAGCCGCATCGTCTACTTCGACTTTGACAGCTACTCTGTCAAGGCTGATGCACAGCCCCAGATCGAAGCCCATGCCAAGTTCATCAAGGCCAACCCCGCGGCCAAGGTGCAGCTGGAAGGCCATACCGACGAGCGCGGCGGCCGTGAATACAACCTGGCCCTGGGTCAAAAGCGCGCTGAAGCCGTGCGCCGCTCTCTGGGCCTGCTGGGCGTGAACGACGCGCAGGTTGAAGCGGTGAGCTACGGCAAGGAAAAGCCCGCTGCTGAAGGTCATGGCGAAGACGCTTACGCCCAAAACCGTCGCGTTGAAATCAACTACCGTTAA